TCGCTCAAGTCCCCCAAGTGCAAAAGCAAACCATGCAGCGAATCAGGGTCTTTGACGCGCGGCTCATCGAGCCGTTGCAAAGCGAGCGACACACCGTCGATTGCATCAGCGTCGAGTAATTCGCGGAAGTCCGCCGCTCCGAGCAGCTCGCGAAGTTGCACCTGATCGAGCGCCAGCGCCTGTGCCTTTCGTTCAGCTAGTGGTGCATCACCGTTGTAGAGAAAGTTTGCCGTGTAGTTGAAGAGCAGCGCAGAGGCAAAGGGCGAAGGGTTTGCATTCTCGACTTGGTGGACGCGAATCGCTTGGCTCTGCACTTCGCTAAGGATTTGCTTGAGGCCACCGAGATCGAACACGTCGCGCAGGCACTCGCGGTAGGTCTCTAAGAGAATGGGGAACCGTTCATATCGCGAGGCTACTTTCAAGAGGTCGGCAGACTTCCTGCGTTGTAGCCATAACGGCGTGCGCTTATTGGGCTGCCGTCGTGGCAACAGCAACGCACGGGCTGCGTTTTCGCGAAAGCGAGCGGCGAACAGCGAGGAACTGCCAAGATGCTTAACAAGCTCGTCCTCGACAAGCTCGGGGGCGGGAAAGAGCGTCTCCAAGCTCGGCAGACTCTCGCTCTCTGGCAGACGCAGCACGATGCCATCGTCGCCCCACGTGAAATCGATATCCTCGCCCGTCTGTTCGCGAATTCGTCCTATCATCGCCAATGCCCAAGGAGCATGAACACGCGAACCGAAGGGCGAGAGGATGACGACACGCCAGTCGCCGATCTCGTCGAGAAACGATTCGACGACAATCGTTTTATCCGTAGGCAACTCGGCGGTCGCTTCCGCCTGATCGCGCAGGTAGCGGACGAGATTCTCTGCCGCTTGCTCGTCGAGCCCGCTTTCAGCTCGAAGCTTTTCCTCTGCCGCGGTATACGGCAAGGCAGCCAGTTGCCGTGTGGTTTCGCCGATGGCCCGACCAAAATCGAGCGGTCTGCCCGGACCATCACCACGCCAGAAAGGCATCCGTCCCGGTTCTCCAGGCGCTGGCGTGACGAGCACCCGGTCTCGCGTGATGTCCATCACCCGCCAAGAGGAAGCCCCCAGCAGAAAGACATCTCCAGGGCGAGTTTCGAAAACCATCTCCTCGTCGAGCTCGCCAACTCGCGCTCCGCCCTCATCTCCAGCAGCAAGATAAACTCCATAGAGCCCACGGTCGGGGATCGTCCCTCCGTTGAGCACCGCGATCCGTTGCGAACCCTTGCGCGGGGAAATCACGCCCGTGAGGCGATCCCAATTGATGCGTGGACGTAGCTCGGAAAACTCGTCAGAGGGATAAAGGCCCGAAAGGAGATCGAGAACACCCTCGAAGAGGCTCTTCGGCAACTCGTGAAATGGAGCAGCACCGCGAACGAGTCCGTAGAGATCATCGACGGAGTAGGGCTCTTGCGAAACAATCGCAACGATCTGTTGAGCTAAGACATCGAGCGGATTTCGCGGGTAGCGCGTTGATTCAACTTTTCCGCCAAGCATGTTCGCCACCGCAGCGCTACAGGCCAGCAGGTCACCGCGATACTTGGGAAAGATCACCCCCTCGCTCGCCGCCCCAATATGGTGTCCGGCACGTCCGATCCGTTGCAGGCCCGACGCCACTGACGGTGGAGCTTCGATCTGGATCACCAGATCCACCGCTCCCATGTCGATGCCAAGCTCTAAGGAAGACGTCGCAACAATCGCCGGCAAGTCACCGCGTTTGAGACGGTCTTCAATTTCCACGCGTTGCTCGCGTGCGAGCGAACCGTGGTGTGCCAACGCGATTTCTTCCTCTGCCAATTCGTTGATCGACGCAGAAAGTCGTTCCGCTAAACGGCGACTGTTCACAAAGATCATTGTTGATCGGTGCGCGCGGATCAGTTCCACCAGCCGCGGGTGGATTGCCGGCCAGATGGAGGGCAGGGAAGGCCCGGCAGAGGTAGGACCCGTTTGCACCTCAGCCGGTTTGCCCATTGCCGCCATATCTTCGACAGGCACCTCGACGGTGATCTCCAGTTGCTTCCGGCTACCCGCGTCGATGATTTCCACGGGCCGGGGGGCGGGGGGCTTATCGGGATCGGACGTTGCCTCGCCACCGCCGAGAAGTCTGGCGATTTCTTCTAAGGGGCGTTGCGTGGCAGAGAGGCCGATGCGCTGGAGTGGCGGAGTTTTCTCCGGCGAAACCGCAAGCGGTTGGCTTGCCTTGTCCGTGACGCTTGCGGTTCCGCCGCGTCGGAGGCGTTCTAATCGCTCCAACGTTAAGAACAAGTGCGACCCTCGCTTCGTCGCGGCAACCGCGTGAATCTCATCGACGATCACCGTTTCGACCGAACGCAGCACTTCGCGCGCTTGCGAAGTGAGCATCAAGTACAGCGACTCAGGCGTTGTGATGAGAATATCCGGCGGATGACGGGTAATCTGTTGCCGCTCGCGCGAACTCGTATCTCCTGATCGGACGGCCACGGTTGGTTCGTGGAAATCAAAGCCCAACCGCCCAGCCACGGTACGGATGCCCGCCAGAGGTGCACGCAGGTTGCGATCAACGTCCACGCCGAGGGCTTTCAGCGGAGAGACATATAGAACGCGAATCCCAGGGTTATCCTCGTTTGGCGGTTCGCCAAACATCAGTCGATCAATAGCCGCCAGAAACGCGGCTAGTGTTTTGCCTGAACCCGTGGGCGCGAGAAGCAGTGCATTTTTCCCGACGGCGAGTTGGGGCCAAGCCTGTTGTTGGATCTTCGTCGGCGACTCGAACGCTTCCGCGAGCCAGGTTCGAGTTGCTTCGTGAAGAGTATCCATTTCCTGCCGCCGGCCACCTGAGCATCACTTGATCTCATTGTAGGCGACTAACGCCTCGTCGCGGGCCTCAAAATGATCAACGATCGGCTCGGGGTAATCTTTGCCAAGTTCGACGCCTGCTGCTTCAAGCACCTCGTCCTCGGCTTCCCAGGGCTTGTTCAGGTACTTGTCGGGCAGATCGGCAATCTCCGGAACCCACTTGCGCACGTAGTCGCCCTGGGGGTCGAATTTCTCTCCCTGAGTCATGGGATTGAAGATGCGAAAGTATGGCGCGGCGTCCGCCCCACACCCGGCGGTCCACTGCCAACCGAGCGTGTTGCTCGCCAGATCCGCGTCGCACAGCGTATCCCAAAACCACTCCGCCCCACGTTGCCAAGGAATCCGCAAATGTTTGGTCAGAAACGAAGCGACAATCATGCGGGCACGATTCGGCATAAAGCCGGTCGCCCACAGATCCCGCATGGCGGCGTCGACTACGGGATAGCCGGTCTGTCCGCGTTGCCAGCGTTTCAGGTTTTCTGCATCCTCATCCCAAGGGAAGTCCGCGAACTTCTCGCGTAACGGCTTATTCGTGGTCGAGGGGAAATAATAGAGCAGATGATAAGCGAACTCCCGCCAACCGATTTCGCTAAGAAACGTATCTGAGCTTTTCTTCAAAGACTCAGCCCCATTGAATGCGGCTTTCACCGACGCCCAAACTTGCCGCGGGCTGACCTCTCCAAAATGCAGCCGTGGCGAGAGTTGCGACCAGCCTTTGATGTCGAGCCGATTGCGATCCTCTTTGTAGTCACCCAGTCGGCCCTCTGAGATGAACTCTTCCAAGCACTCCTCTGCCGCCTTAGCCCCCACCTGCCAGACGTCGTAGAAAGTTTCGTCCCAGTCGATTTTGGGCAGCAACCCCAAGTCATCAAGCTTCATTGATTTTGGCCAGCTTGAAGGCGACTCCAGCTCGCTAGGTGCCTCTAGGGGATCGTGATCGGTGTGCTGTGACCGGCACGCCTTCCAAAACGGAGTGAATACCTTGTAAGGGTCGCCACTTTTGGTTTCGATCTCCCAAGGTTCGTAGAGGAGGCTGCCGTTGAAACTTTCAACTTCAATGCCGTCTGACTTGAGCGCGGACTTCACTTCCTGATCACGGTCGATGGCAGCCGGCTCGTAGCGGCGACTCCAATAAACGGCCGATGCGCCACTCTGCTCGATGAGATCGCGAAGGGACTTTAGAGAATCGCCTTCGCGAATGACTAAGCGAGAACCCAACTTCTCAAGTTGGGAATTGAGACTCTGCAGCGAGTGATGCAGCCACCACTTCGAGGCCCCGCCTAACGGCCAGTCGCCTTCTTCATCTGGGGCCCAGATAAAGACCGGCAGGACAACACCACGCTCAGCGGCTTTCAAGAGGGCAGGGTGATCTGCGATTCGAAGATCTTGTCGAAACCAAACAATTGACGTCGGCTTATCCACGGCTCAGTCCGCTGCATAGACACAATAGAATAGCTCAGCACCAAGCTGAGCCAAGCACGAAGCAAACCGAGAAAGCAAGAAGAGCGTAATCGCCGCTCTAGGCTTCGTCAGTCTCAGGCAATGCCAAGCGGATTGGGCCACGGGCCGTATCTGGATCGACGGTCTCACCCTTCTGCGTGGCGCGGAGCTCACCCTTGGTGATCAGTTCAGCGGCCACATCACGGACCTGCTGCATGATGTCGCGATAGTCTCCACCACCCAAGTGGCGAGCAGCCTCGGAAGGGCAGATGCTCTTCTTGGGGCCACGTAGATTCACGAGGCGAAGGATTTCTTCAGCTATTTGTTCGTCGCTAAACGTTTCGGCGGTTGATTGGTCCACGAAATTCCTCGCTGACTCTGATTTCGGTTTCAAGCTTAGGTAACAATGCCGTGGATTGCCGGATAACGTTAAAATCCGCTCCTCTCCACGGTCTTATAGTCTACCGTTTGGAAGGCTCCACGACCAGTCGCTAGGGGCCTCACTTTCCAGCGGCGATTTCACTTATTCGCAAGTTCCCGCACGCCGAATTGTTCGGTACGCCGCGAATCTTGTCAGACCCCAGGATTGAGGCTTATGCCAGAGCAAACT
The Lacipirellulaceae bacterium genome window above contains:
- a CDS encoding DEAD/DEAH box helicase, with the protein product MDTLHEATRTWLAEAFESPTKIQQQAWPQLAVGKNALLLAPTGSGKTLAAFLAAIDRLMFGEPPNEDNPGIRVLYVSPLKALGVDVDRNLRAPLAGIRTVAGRLGFDFHEPTVAVRSGDTSSRERQQITRHPPDILITTPESLYLMLTSQAREVLRSVETVIVDEIHAVAATKRGSHLFLTLERLERLRRGGTASVTDKASQPLAVSPEKTPPLQRIGLSATQRPLEEIARLLGGGEATSDPDKPPAPRPVEIIDAGSRKQLEITVEVPVEDMAAMGKPAEVQTGPTSAGPSLPSIWPAIHPRLVELIRAHRSTMIFVNSRRLAERLSASINELAEEEIALAHHGSLAREQRVEIEDRLKRGDLPAIVATSSLELGIDMGAVDLVIQIEAPPSVASGLQRIGRAGHHIGAASEGVIFPKYRGDLLACSAAVANMLGGKVESTRYPRNPLDVLAQQIVAIVSQEPYSVDDLYGLVRGAAPFHELPKSLFEGVLDLLSGLYPSDEFSELRPRINWDRLTGVISPRKGSQRIAVLNGGTIPDRGLYGVYLAAGDEGGARVGELDEEMVFETRPGDVFLLGASSWRVMDITRDRVLVTPAPGEPGRMPFWRGDGPGRPLDFGRAIGETTRQLAALPYTAAEEKLRAESGLDEQAAENLVRYLRDQAEATAELPTDKTIVVESFLDEIGDWRVVILSPFGSRVHAPWALAMIGRIREQTGEDIDFTWGDDGIVLRLPESESLPSLETLFPAPELVEDELVKHLGSSSLFAARFRENAARALLLPRRQPNKRTPLWLQRRKSADLLKVASRYERFPILLETYRECLRDVFDLGGLKQILSEVQSQAIRVHQVENANPSPFASALLFNYTANFLYNGDAPLAERKAQALALDQVQLRELLGAADFRELLDADAIDGVSLALQRLDEPRVKDPDSLHGLLLHLGDLSEEEVACRLSPGSSTNDATGWVEELLASRRIIKVKIAGELRLAAAEDASRLRDGLGVVPPPGLPEAFLASGEDPLTDLVSRYARTHGPFRLPDVAARLGISEAAAKLALEKLAERDRVVSGEFLPGGTGREWCDTGVLRQIKRKSLAKLRKQVEPVAAEQLARFLPVWQGVTRPRKGLDGLLDVIEQLQAAPLPASELETTILPARIAEYQPSDLDELFNAGEIVWRGLESVGPRDGRIALYLADNVPLLAPRPTVLDEEEEATKQILELLTQRGALFFDEIARHLGGFRNDVLASLWTLVWAGYLTNDTMAPLRSLCRGKKEKQGGRRRERSRNRFRSRRQSQLPGSEGRWSLLRYVEGESSPSPTERQTALTELLIRRHGILTRPSIDRESVDGGFSALYPILRAMEDSGRVRRGYFVEGLGGAQFASPGADDLIRQKKADTRGEDASDGQLLPFVLSAVDPANAYGAMLKWPETTSAETQPQRTTGSQVVLDGGQILSVLNLRAGSIITFAVDDPNIRESRHQRLAQTLEHLAAERPILIAKIDGDAPSDSSLAKVLLKHGFHATHSGLQHRGPDPRVTGRSEPKRRLRGRLLDETAEIYETRDA
- a CDS encoding deoxyribodipyrimidine photo-lyase; the encoded protein is MDKPTSIVWFRQDLRIADHPALLKAAERGVVLPVFIWAPDEEGDWPLGGASKWWLHHSLQSLNSQLEKLGSRLVIREGDSLKSLRDLIEQSGASAVYWSRRYEPAAIDRDQEVKSALKSDGIEVESFNGSLLYEPWEIETKSGDPYKVFTPFWKACRSQHTDHDPLEAPSELESPSSWPKSMKLDDLGLLPKIDWDETFYDVWQVGAKAAEECLEEFISEGRLGDYKEDRNRLDIKGWSQLSPRLHFGEVSPRQVWASVKAAFNGAESLKKSSDTFLSEIGWREFAYHLLYYFPSTTNKPLREKFADFPWDEDAENLKRWQRGQTGYPVVDAAMRDLWATGFMPNRARMIVASFLTKHLRIPWQRGAEWFWDTLCDADLASNTLGWQWTAGCGADAAPYFRIFNPMTQGEKFDPQGDYVRKWVPEIADLPDKYLNKPWEAEDEVLEAAGVELGKDYPEPIVDHFEARDEALVAYNEIK
- a CDS encoding DUF3253 domain-containing protein; protein product: MDQSTAETFSDEQIAEEILRLVNLRGPKKSICPSEAARHLGGGDYRDIMQQVRDVAAELITKGELRATQKGETVDPDTARGPIRLALPETDEA